GTCATTTTGATTTCCTCCACGCTAATTGCCTTTGATCAGTTGAGCTATTCCTATACTAAAGATGTTGGCTTCACCAAGGATAATTTAGGAGCGTTAAAAAATCTCGAGTGGATGGATGAAACCAAACGTGAAAGCTTTATCAATGAACTGACTCAGATTCCTGGAATCAATTCAGCTTCCATTTGCACCTCTGTACCACCCGACCATTGGTCTGGTGATCAATTCGAACCAATTGATGCGACCATACAAACTACTCCAATTGATTATACCTTGATCGATGATCAGTACCTTGGAACATTAGGTATTAAACTTCTTTACGGAAGAAATTTCTCCGATGATTTCAGTGATGACAAAAACAATGTGATCATTAGTGAGGAGGCAGTTCGCGATATTGGCTGGGACCTTGACGAGTCGGTTCTTGGAAAGAAGCTTTCTTATGATCATGGCAACCAAGTATTCAAAGTGATTGGGGTTATTTCTGATTTTAACTACAGAGGGCTTAGAGGAACCGTAGATGCTTTCGCTCTGTTCACTCATGATTCTGGTATGCATGATAGTGGTAGGTTCAATGGAGTCTTTTCTATAGATGCTGCCTCTAGTACGCAGCTCACACAAATATTAAATACTATCGAGTTGAAATGGCAGGAGTTCGTCAGTGACCGACCCTTTGAATATTTATTTGTCGATGAAGCATTTGCTGCCAACTTTCAGGCTGAGCAAAACTTTCTGGAGGTGCTTTCCATTTTCTCTTCACTGGCCATTCTTATTGCCAGTTTAGGGCTATTAGGTATTATTATTTATGCGATCGAACAACGAACCAAAGAAATAGGTATCCGGAAGATTGTTGGAGCAAACGTTTGGCAAATAGCAGTACTACTATCTAAGCAACATGCAAAATTAATCTTAGCGTCTATTGTACTCAGTGTACCTCTCACTTGGTTTATGATGCAGCAATGGTTGGAAGATTTCGAATACAGAATAGATATTTCACCCTTCGTGTTCCTTGTATCTGGATTAGCCATTCTAATTTTAACCCTTGCCATATCAGGTTTTCACTCCGTAAAAGCTGGGTTCTCAAATCCTGTAGACGCAATTAAAGACGAATAGAAAATCAATTAGATTCAATACTACAATTAGGAATTTACTCATGCATTGCTTAATCTTGCAATACTACAATTAGGAAATAACTATGGGTAAATTTCAATTAGGCGAATTTGAAGAAATCGTCATGCTAACTGTAGGCGTACTCTATGGAGAAGCCTATGGTGTATCGATAAAAAAAGAAATAGAATCCAGACTGCAAAGAAACGTAAGTGTGGGGGCCTTACAGTCTGCCTTGAACAGACTAGAGACTAAAGGTTATCTTCAATCTGAAGAAGGTGGATCGACAAGTGAACGTGGAGGGAGGCCAAAACGGTTTTTCAAAATTACAGCTCAAGGTAAAAGAGCCATTGAAGACACTAAAGAAATGAGGAATCAACTGTACAATGCGATTCCCAACATTGCGCTGGACGTAAAATTCGCTTAAAATGAAATCCTCTCCGTTCAGGTTTTCGCAGCGCTTGCTCCGTTGGTTTTGCGACCCAAAACTACACCCCTCTATAGAAGGTGACCTACTCGAGTTATTCGAAGAGCAAACGACATCGAAAGGAGTAAAAAGAGCTAAGTGGCAATTCCTTTGGGAAGTAATCAAACTATTCAGACCTGGCATTATCAAATCATTTACAGGAAATCAAAGACTAAATCAAATGGGCATGATCAAAAATTATATAAAGATAGGATGGCGAAACGTCATGAATCAAAAGCAATTTTCAGGAATCAATATTATTGGGCTGACCATCGGTATTTCTGCCTGCCTATTGATTCTTTGCTATGTATATAATGAAGTGTCTTACGATAAGTACCATTCGAAACTCGACAGAATGTATCGAGTTCTCCATGCCTATGGCGAATCAGAATCTCCCACAGCAGAAGAATACCAGGTATGGGGGTCTGCTCCCGCAGGACCCACCATCACTAACAAATTTCCAGAAGTAGAGAATTTTTGCCGCTTCACGAGTCCCTCCATTTTTCTATTGGAAAATGACACTAAGAAATTCCAAGAAGACAATATTATGTTTGCGGACTCTTCGACTTTTGAAATGTTTAGCTGGCGCATATTAGCTGGCGACCCTCAAACCATGCTGACCGCCCCTAACAGCATTGTACTAACCGAATCTATGGCCATTAAATATTTTGGAACTGAGAATGCCTTAGGGAAAACACTTGTTGCGGATCATACCGAGCAATTGAAAGTAACAGGAGTGATGGAGGACGTTCCTTCCCAATCGCAATTTTCGTTTGATGCACTCATCTCCATGACTTCATTTTACAATATGCGTCCGAAAATTTTTATCAGCTGGGGTTACGTCGATTTTTACACCTATTTGCTACTCGATGAACATGCTTCTCTGGAAAACTTACGAGAGAAAACTAAGGTGATCTATGACGAAATGGATGAGTCTGATAGGCATTCTCTTGATTACGAACCTATGAAAGGAGCTTATCTCAACTCCGTAGCTGCCAGACAACCCGGTCCTGTTGGAAGTTTGACGAATGTCTACATGTTAAGCTGCATTGGAGTTTTTATTCTACTGATTGCATGTGTGAATTTCATCAACCTAGCCACCGCACGATCTGTTGAACGGGCTAAGGAGGTTGGTGTAAGAAAAACCCTGGGTGCCTTAAAAATCGACCTGACCTTCCAATTTCTTGCCGAGTCTATTCTAATTGCCCTATTTTCATCCATACTAGCCATTGGTGTAGTGTCACTTGTGATACCCTATTTTCACTACTTAGTGGGCAAACCTGTAGCATTTGAAGGTTTGCTTACCACTAAATATTTTCTTTTATATGCTGGATTAAGCATATTCATCGGCCTTTTGGCAGGCTTGTACCCTGCCTGGGTACTATCAAAATTCAAACCTACACAAGTACTAAAAGGAAAGTTTAAGTCCAGTCGCAATGGATCACAGCTCAGACGCGGCTTGGTCGTATTCCAATTTTGCCTTGCAATAATGCTCGTAATTGCTACAACAGTGGTTTACAATCAGCTACAGTATATGCAGAATAAAGACAAAGGATTTACCCAGGACCAAATGATTGTAGTCGATTTTGGTTGGGATAATGCCGTGCAAAGTAGAATTCGCTTACTCAAGGACAAATATTCTGCCCACCCCGATGTCATTTCCATTTCAGCCTCACGAGCAGTGCCTGGGGATTTTTTTCCTAATGCTGGAACAGGCATTGAAAACCCTTTTGGAGAAATTCAATATCATGCGCCCGGGATTTACGAAATAGATGAAGACTTCGTACCTAATTTTGAAATTGAGATGGCCGCCGGCAGATCATTTTCCAAAGAGTTTGTTAATGACTCAATAGAAGCTCTGATGATCAACGAGGCTTCCTTATCCCTATATGGTTATAGTAGTGCCGAAGAAATAATAGGTAAGAAATTTTCACAGTGGGGTAGAAAAGGCAAAATCATAGGAGTCGTAAAGGATTTCAATTACAAGTCGCTTCATGCCAAAATCGAACCGCTTACATTGAGATTCGGACAAAACAGAGAACTCAGAAGGGTTGCCATCAAGGTTAGATCGATGCGAATGCAAGAAACTATAGCTGAGCTCGAAAGCATTTGGAATAACCTGATTCCAGAAAGACCGTTCAATTTTGTCTTTCTGGATCAATCTTTCAACCAGCATTATCAATCAGATATCCGCTTCGGCCGACTTTTTAGTGCCTTTGCGTTGATTGCCATAATCATTGCCTGTCTGGGTCTTTTTGGCCTTACCGTTTATGCTACCGAGCAACGAGCGAAAGAAATTGGAATAAGAAAAGTGCTTGGCGCTACGATCCCAAGCATCATGAAATTGATAAGTCAGGAATTTCTGGTATTGGTTTTAATTGCGGCAGTTATTGCCATTCCTATTTCGTGGTTTGGTATGAGCAATTGGCTTATGAGCTTCGCTCATAGAATGACGCTCTCTCTAGGTTCATTCATTCTTCCAACTTTATGCATAGCTGTCATTGCCATTTCTACCATCGGGTGGCAGATAGTTGCCACTGCCCGTCGAAATCCTGTAGATGTTATTAAGGATGAATAAAAATTAATCCATTAAATTGATCATATGAAAGGGCAAAGCCAATTGATCAATTTCATACAATTTATGCACCTGAAGTATCAGGGGTTTGTGTTGTATGCTTTTGCCATGGTACTTTTCCTGGTGCTTTTTGAGTCTGCGCAGCAGTACTACTTCATACTTCAATTTGATCTAGCTCCAACAGATGAATTTTCTGTCTTCGACCTAGCCATAGCACATGCTTACCGATGGATGATTTGGCTTTCAATCACGTTGATCTATTGCGGAGCCATTATTTATACTGGGAAGTCCAATAAAGTTTTTAATTTGACTAAAGCCTGGCCTGCTGTTTCGCACTTGATCATACTCATCGTAATCAATGTGCTTGCTATTTCATTAATTCAATTAGTACTGAATAACAGAGCACTAACTCTTGAAAACATCTGGGACAATTGTGTATTTTTCTTCTATCAGAAAACACCTATTTACACCTTAGCACATGTCGCCATCCTGGGATTATTTCATTTGGTGAATGTCAATCAAAATTTGGCGATTGAAATATTGGATCTCAAAAACAAAATAAAGAAAGAGGATACGCAAGCCTTATCAATCAAAATTGGAAATAAGAATAAAATCATTCCCCTTTCAGACATTCTTTGGATAGAAGCCTATGACTACTGTGTGAAAATTCACACCGTTAGTCAACACACCTATGCCATGCGCAATTCGCTCAAGGCTTTGGAGAAAAAGCTCCAGGACCAACAGTTTCTTAGGGTTCATCGCAAGGCAATTGTTAATATGAAGAAGGTTTCTGAAGTGAGTTTCAACTCTTCTTCATTTCTCACACTCGAGAATCACACTAAAATTGATGTTTCACAAAGCAGAGTGCGAGATGTTAAAACCTTCTATGGTTAACCCTTACAAGATAGAACTATATAGCAATATGAAATTCAAACCATCACTTCTTTTCTCTTTCGTATTGCAACAAGCAACTTTCTTAATTGTTGTTTTCTTTTTGTACTCGTGCGGCTCAGACAACGAGCCAGATCCAGTTGAAAATAAAACCCTAATCTCCGCCACTGAGGTGGCCAGTTACCCTGTGCAATTATTGCAATTCGGTGCCAATCAACAAGGGTTTGCTGCTATCAGCGAGCAACTTCAGTACGATATCACGATATATAAAATTGAATACCTCACTACCTATTTGGGTGCTAACATTACAGCTTCCGGATTAATCGGAGTACCTAACACAGACGAAGAAGTTCCAACTTTGAGCTTTCAACATGGAACAATCGCTGCACATGCAGACGCACCAACAGAAAGTGATGAAGGCATTTTTTATGCTTCCTTCGCTTCACTGGGTTACATTTCTTTGATTCCTGATTTTATCGGGTTTGGTAGTTCATCAGATTTCCTGCATCCATACTATCATGCAGAATCAACAGCAGAATGCATTATAGATATGATTAGAGCGTCTGAGGAGTTTATCATTGAAAAAAACCTTGACAGCAACGGCAAGCTGTTTCTGGCTGGTTATTCTGAAGGCGGATATGCCACGATGGTTACCCATCAAAGAATCGAAGAAAAGTATGAGGACGAATTTAATTTGATTGCCTCGGCTCCAGCTTCTGGAGGGTACGATCTAATAGGAATGAAAAATTACTTTGTAGGCCTGAAGTTCTACAATCAGCCTTTTTATTTGGCCTATTTATCTCTTTCTTACTCCAAAGTATATGAATGGCCAACCTTACTATCCAATCTATTCAACGAGCTGTATGCTTCTTCCATTCCAAGCCTTTTCGACGGAAGTAAAAGTGGAAGTCAGATCAATGCAGCCCTGACCACTGATATTGAACAATTTCTTACCGAAGACTTTAGAACAAACTCAAATGATTCAAAATACGACTTACTAAATAAAGAACTTGCTTCCAACAGCCCGATAGCCTGGCAACCAACACACCCTGTCTATATGTATCATGGCTCCGCTGATATTACCGTCCCCTATCAAAATTCAGTGGACACCTATGATCTTCTAATCGATGCTGGTGCTGATAAAATTACATTCACCACTATGGATGGTGCGACACATAGCAGCGGGGTAGCTCCTTTTGTCGTCGACTTTCTCTCTGTCTTCTCAGAACTCAAGTAGATTCTAAGGTATGCTTACTGCAATTCTATTAGAGCTCCCTGCACAAGTCTAGGGGTATTCATAGGTTCTGTAGATATTGATCTAAAAAACAAATTATTATGAAAACTCAAATGACTTTTGTGCTCTTCGCACTTATTTCCTTTTCATGCTTTGGTCAATATGAATATGCACCAAGCAAGAAATACCCTTTTGGAAGACCCAATCCAGAAGCTCCAGAACAGATCACGGATTATGAACCCATGATAGGTACATGCAATTGCAAATCGTATAGAAAAGGTTCAGATGGCGAATGGGCCGAACCTGTTGATATGACTTGGACCTTTCAATACATTTTGAATGGAATGGGAGTTCAAGACTATACACTCAAGGAAGATGGAGCCCATTCTGGAAGCATTCGTCAATACGATGCGGACAGCGCCAGATGGAATGTACATTACTACAGCTCTCCTGCCCCAGGTGTAGCGCCTCTTTCACATTGGACTGGCAATCTTGAAGGCGATAAAATTATACTTTACCGTCCTCAACAATCACCTCAAGGATATGACGGGTATTCACGGCTTACCTTCTATGATTTTAGTGACAAAGGGTATAAATGGAAAGGTGAATGGATAGATGAAGGGAACACCATTGTTTTTCCTTTCTGGAAAATCGAATGCAAGCGATAATTAAAAAAATAAGCTGAAAGAGTGATTGATCCCTAGGGTCAATTACTCCTCAGCCCATCATTCTACAGGTGAAATAAGCAGGTTGAACCAAGATCCTGTGCTTTTCAGATGGGCATTGCACATTTTGGTTCGCTTCATCATAATTAATTTTCCCAATCTGAATATCTCCGAAAATAGCTAAATGAATGATTGATTGCAAATAACGCTTAAAGGTCTGATTGATTCTGACAATTGCCGTTGGTAAAAGAGTCTCTTTTTTTGTATATTGTTTACTGTGTAAAGTCTACATACAAGATATGCAGCTCTCTTTCATTGAAATCAAAAACCCAATAGCTAAACAGCTAGGATACACCCTTCTTTTTGGTGTCCTTTCCGCTCTTTTTGGATCTGTGCGAATGTTGTTGCCAGGTATTGAAGGAGCAGGGAGCGATTTTCGGGAAATTCCACTGCTGGTGAGTCTCTTCTATCTTCAACACCCCATTTACATCGTTCTAATTTCGCTCATTACATCTCTGGTTACTCCTCCAAATGCCATGATTAATACTTTTGTCATGCATCTGGTTGCCTTGCTTATAGGATTCTACGCATACAAAAAAATTAAGACCTACCACTTCAATCATTTTGTACTTGGTACCGTTTGGGTGGTTTTTACCATTGTATATTATTATCTATTCCTGATACCAATGTTCGTTGTGGTCAATGAATTACTCGGCAGGAATCAGGAAATTGGTATAATTAACAGTTATAAATCAATTACCTCAACCATGCTATTTGAACTCACCAGTACCGCTCTGGTTAGTAGCATTTTCTTAATTCAGCTTGAAATGAGGCGATCTTTGGAGGACCATAAAAAGAATCTGGTCATCATGGTGAATAAAAAAACCAAAGCACTGGCCGAT
The sequence above is drawn from the Reichenbachiella sp. genome and encodes:
- a CDS encoding ABC transporter permease yields the protein MKSSPFRFSQRLLRWFCDPKLHPSIEGDLLELFEEQTTSKGVKRAKWQFLWEVIKLFRPGIIKSFTGNQRLNQMGMIKNYIKIGWRNVMNQKQFSGINIIGLTIGISACLLILCYVYNEVSYDKYHSKLDRMYRVLHAYGESESPTAEEYQVWGSAPAGPTITNKFPEVENFCRFTSPSIFLLENDTKKFQEDNIMFADSSTFEMFSWRILAGDPQTMLTAPNSIVLTESMAIKYFGTENALGKTLVADHTEQLKVTGVMEDVPSQSQFSFDALISMTSFYNMRPKIFISWGYVDFYTYLLLDEHASLENLREKTKVIYDEMDESDRHSLDYEPMKGAYLNSVAARQPGPVGSLTNVYMLSCIGVFILLIACVNFINLATARSVERAKEVGVRKTLGALKIDLTFQFLAESILIALFSSILAIGVVSLVIPYFHYLVGKPVAFEGLLTTKYFLLYAGLSIFIGLLAGLYPAWVLSKFKPTQVLKGKFKSSRNGSQLRRGLVVFQFCLAIMLVIATTVVYNQLQYMQNKDKGFTQDQMIVVDFGWDNAVQSRIRLLKDKYSAHPDVISISASRAVPGDFFPNAGTGIENPFGEIQYHAPGIYEIDEDFVPNFEIEMAAGRSFSKEFVNDSIEALMINEASLSLYGYSSAEEIIGKKFSQWGRKGKIIGVVKDFNYKSLHAKIEPLTLRFGQNRELRRVAIKVRSMRMQETIAELESIWNNLIPERPFNFVFLDQSFNQHYQSDIRFGRLFSAFALIAIIIACLGLFGLTVYATEQRAKEIGIRKVLGATIPSIMKLISQEFLVLVLIAAVIAIPISWFGMSNWLMSFAHRMTLSLGSFILPTLCIAVIAISTIGWQIVATARRNPVDVIKDE
- a CDS encoding alpha/beta hydrolase family protein; this translates as MKFKPSLLFSFVLQQATFLIVVFFLYSCGSDNEPDPVENKTLISATEVASYPVQLLQFGANQQGFAAISEQLQYDITIYKIEYLTTYLGANITASGLIGVPNTDEEVPTLSFQHGTIAAHADAPTESDEGIFYASFASLGYISLIPDFIGFGSSSDFLHPYYHAESTAECIIDMIRASEEFIIEKNLDSNGKLFLAGYSEGGYATMVTHQRIEEKYEDEFNLIASAPASGGYDLIGMKNYFVGLKFYNQPFYLAYLSLSYSKVYEWPTLLSNLFNELYASSIPSLFDGSKSGSQINAALTTDIEQFLTEDFRTNSNDSKYDLLNKELASNSPIAWQPTHPVYMYHGSADITVPYQNSVDTYDLLIDAGADKITFTTMDGATHSSGVAPFVVDFLSVFSELK
- a CDS encoding LytTR family DNA-binding domain-containing protein; protein product: MKGQSQLINFIQFMHLKYQGFVLYAFAMVLFLVLFESAQQYYFILQFDLAPTDEFSVFDLAIAHAYRWMIWLSITLIYCGAIIYTGKSNKVFNLTKAWPAVSHLIILIVINVLAISLIQLVLNNRALTLENIWDNCVFFFYQKTPIYTLAHVAILGLFHLVNVNQNLAIEILDLKNKIKKEDTQALSIKIGNKNKIIPLSDILWIEAYDYCVKIHTVSQHTYAMRNSLKALEKKLQDQQFLRVHRKAIVNMKKVSEVSFNSSSFLTLENHTKIDVSQSRVRDVKTFYG
- a CDS encoding PadR family transcriptional regulator; the encoded protein is MGKFQLGEFEEIVMLTVGVLYGEAYGVSIKKEIESRLQRNVSVGALQSALNRLETKGYLQSEEGGSTSERGGRPKRFFKITAQGKRAIEDTKEMRNQLYNAIPNIALDVKFA